Proteins encoded together in one Impatiens glandulifera chromosome 1, dImpGla2.1, whole genome shotgun sequence window:
- the LOC124925044 gene encoding protein RCC2 homolog → MTSTKAPSSSSMIETESPIGTLSSISSLLHQLLTEYNLDAHDLTSLDTSCSFFSRIAQGEETLSWTEAAALDLCKKKLLSFESMTASQIEYLKNRCGGSWKRVLRFLLARDFCSRWGKSQVLTGPGHSIAISSNGVVSSFGSNEAGQLGYATQGINSLPQQIRIVQAAVGFQRTLLVSDTGRVYASGVTSFGEVVPFDRDAVTSFVPQIVDTLRHIFVVDITIGHYFSAVLSREGKVFTLCLQGRSTLLDVDKADSWDMEK, encoded by the exons ATGACAAGTACGAAAgctccatcatcatcatcgatgATTGAAACTGAAAGTCCAATTGGGACATTGTCTTCAATTTCTTCCCTTCTCCATCAGCTCCTGACTGAATACAATCTGGATGCTCATGATCTCACAAGCCTAGACACTTCATGTTCCTTCTTCAGCCGGATTGCTCAAGGCGAAGAAACCCTCTCATGGACAGAGGCTGCAGCTTTGGATCTCTGCAAGAAGAAACTTCTCAGCTTTGAGTCTATGACAGCCTCACAGATTGAATATCTGAAGAACAGGTGTGGAGGCTCATGGAAACGCGTCTTGAGATTCCTGCTCGCCCGTGATTTCTGCTCCAGGTGGGGGAAATCTCAAGTGCTAACCGGACCAGGTCATAGCATTGCGATCAGCTCGAACGGAGTTGTTTCTTCATTCGGGAGCAATGAAGCGGGGCAGCTTGGATACGCAACCCAAGGCATCAACTCTTTGCCTCAACAAATTAG AATAGTTCAAGCGGCAGTTGGATTTCAACGTACTTTGCTGGTTAGCGATACCGGTAGAGTATATGCCTCGGGCGTAACTTCATTCGGTGAAGTAGTGCCATTTGATAGAGATGCAGTTACATCATTTGTACCGCAAATAGTCGACACGTTGAGACACATATTTGTGGTAGACATTACAATCGGACATTACTTCTCGGCGGTATTATCTAGAGAAGGTAAGGTCTTCACACTTTGTCTCCAAG GTCGGTCTACTCTGTTGGATGTGGACAAGGCGGATAGCTGGGACATGGAGAaatag